A single window of Zea mays cultivar B73 chromosome 10, Zm-B73-REFERENCE-NAM-5.0, whole genome shotgun sequence DNA harbors:
- the LOC118473536 gene encoding zinc finger BED domain-containing protein RICESLEEPER 2, with protein MDLDPAAEDEEAERQLEDHNEAMDARQALLGVGVTHLDPVDLEDFVASRTGTGTATDSTSPPASTTASAGGGSRKRSKVWNNFDELTNLVNGKRVRYAARCKFCHETLSARSSSGTGHLLRHNCSAKKAHDRSGQTQTVLKYNPDGSLQRWEYCPSVARNELCRLIARDDLPLWHGSTDAFQEYITRAHNPRFVHVSRQTTARDMIKLYNERKVNLIGTLKTDVTSVCLTSDIWAGKAKEDYLSVVAHFVNSHWEIEKRLLGLRLIDGKHSGVSIANLVATMIDDYALTDKVFAITLDNASSNNTAMKYLRPFLSGYLGVPAPVVTDDDDDSFTPTDDDLCTMFLHQRCSCHVINLIVKAGLQHLKAYIDDFRTAITFLNASNQRIAAYKSYCMSMAIRPRKFGVDMDVRWNSTYLMLKHLVPYKSSFSVFIKTQYPLHSDGTPLLTDDHWTIAEKVLSFLELFYESTVALSGVYYPTATLMLHHILRIARHLNAFENDRLLRAAVVPMKDKFLKYWRDIPILYAVAFILDPRAKMRGFNKLLVRLASLTGTNYSNVPIEVRSKLSKIFQLYEAKFGDTRLRANQHPTSLGSGKKKMAWDEIYGDDDYDGELSVGRRPGSSSISTAASTSELASYLDSDTITEFDEDFNVLSWWHQHKLTYPILALLAKDVLTVPASTISSESTFSLAGRVIEERRRRLAPDMVEVLSCIKDWELADAHLQHTVEEETRELEAEHENLYLDDPEEHNQ; from the coding sequence ATGGATCTTGACCCGGCTGCAGAGGATGAGGAGGCGGAGCGACAACTTGAGGACCACAATGAGGCGATGGATGCTAGACAAGCCTTATTGGGTGTTGGTGTCACTCATTTAGATCCAGTCGACCTCGAGGATTTCGTCGCCTCTAGAACAGGCACTGGCACTGCTACGGACTCCACGAGCCCACCAGCATCTACCACTGCCTCTGCTGGTGGCGGCTCAAGGAAGAGATCCAAAGTTTGGAACAATTTCGACGAGTTAACCAATCTGGTAAATGGTAAGCGTGTAAGGTATGCTGCTCGATGCAAGTTCTGTCATGAGACATTAAGTGCTAGATCCTCTTCTGGTACTGGTCACTTGCTTAGACACAATTGTAGTGCTAAGAAGGCCCACGATCGCTCTGGCCAAACCCAAACTGTGCTTAAGTACAACCCCGATGGTTCTTTGCAGCGTTGGGAGTACTGTCCTTCTGTTGCAAGGAATGAACTTTGTCGTTTGATAGCTAGAGATGATCTACCTCTATGGCATGGCTCCACTGATGCATTTCAAGAATACATCACTCGTGCACATAACCCTAGATTTGTGCATGTTTCTAGGCAAACTACTGCTAGGGACATGATTAAGTTATATAATGAGCGTAAGGTAAACTTAATTGGTACTTTGAAAACTGATGTTACATCTGTTTGTCTAACCTCTGATATTTGGGCTGGCAAGGCTAAGGAAGACTATTTAAGTGTAGTTGCTCATTTTGTGAATTCTCACTGGGAAATAGAAAAAAGGTTGCTTGGTCTAAGGTTAATTGATGGTAAACATAGTGGTGTTAGTATTGCTAATCTGGTTGCTACTATGATAGATGATTATGCTTTAACTGATAAAGTATTTGCAATCACCTTAGATAATGCTTCATCAAATAATACTGCCATGAAATATCTGAGACCTTTCTTGTCTGGTTACCTTGGTGTGCCTGCTCCTGTTGtgactgatgatgatgatgattcattTACACCTACTGATGATGACTTGTGCACTATGTTCTTGCATCAAAGATGTTCCTGTCATGTTATTAATTTAATTGTTAAAGCTGGTCTTCAACATTTGAAAGCTTATATTGATGACTTTAGAACTGCTATAACCTTTTTAAATGCTTCAAATCAACGAATAGCTGCATATAAAAGCTATTGTATGAGTATGGCTATTCGTCCTCGTAAGTTTGGTGTTGACATGGATGTTAGATGGAATTCTACATACTTAATGCTTAAACACCTAGTACCATACAAGTCCAGCTTTTCTGTTTTTATCAAAACTCAGTATCCTTTGCATTCTGATGGTACTCCTTTACTCACTGATGATCATTGGACAATTGCTGAAAAAGTTCTTTCTTTCCTAGAATTATTTTATGAATCCACAGTTGCATTGTCTGGTGTGTACTACCCTACTGCTACtttgatgctacaccatattctaAGGATAGCCAGACATCTAAATGCATTTGAAAATGATAGACTTCTTAGGGCTGCTGTTGTTCCTATGAAAGATAAATTTTTGAAATATTGGAGGGATATTCCTATTCTATATGCTGTTGCATTTATTTTAGACCCAAGGGCTAAGATGAGGGGTTTTAACAAACTCCTTGTCAGGTTAGCTAGCTTAACTGGTACAAATTACTCTAATGTTCCAATTGAAGTTAGATCTAAACTATCCAAGATATTTCAGTTGTATGAAGCTAAATTTGGTGACACACGCCTGCGTGCTAATCAACACCCAACATCTCTTGGTTCTGGTAAGAAAAAAATGGCATGGGATGAAATCTATGGTGATGATGACTATGATGGTGAGCTTTCTGTGGGAAGGAGACCAGGTTCTAGTTCTATCTCTACTGCTGCATCCACTTCTGAGCTGGCATCTTACTTAGATAGTGATACTATTACTGAGTTTGATGAGGACTTCAATGTCCTATCTTGGTGGCATCAGCATAAGCTCACTTATCCTATTCTTGCTCTACTTGCTAAAGATGTATTGACAGTCCCAGCTTCTACTATATCTTCAGAGTCTACCTTTAGTCTTGCTGGCAGGGTGATTGAAGAGCGTCGACGTCGCCTGGCTCCAGATATGGTCGAGGTTTTGTCTTGCATAAAAGACTGGGAGCTTGCTGATGCTCACCTGCAGCATACTGTGGAGGAAGAGACAAGGGAACTTGAAGCTGAACATGAGAACTTGTACCTTGATGATCCAGAAGAACACAACCAGTAG